One genomic segment of Ipomoea triloba cultivar NCNSP0323 chromosome 9, ASM357664v1 includes these proteins:
- the LOC116029293 gene encoding eukaryotic translation initiation factor 3 subunit A-like, translating to MATFAKPENALKRAEELINVGQNQEALQSLHDLITSRRYRAWQKTLEKIMFKHVELCVEMRRGRFAKDGLIQYRIVCQQVNVNSLEEVIKHFVHLATERAELARSQTQALEEALDVDDLEADKRPEDLMLSYVSGEKGKDRSDRELVTPWFKFLWETYRTVLEILRNNSRLEALYAMIAHRAFQFCKQYKRTTEFRRLCEIIRNHLANLNKYRDQRDRPDLSAPESLQLYLDTRFEQLKVATELNLWQEAFRSIEDIYGLMCLVKKTPKPSLLVVYYAKLTEIFWISSSHLYHAYAWLKLFSIQKSFNKNLSQKDLQVIASSVVLAALSVPPYDRFYGASHSELENEKERSLRVANLIAFDVEPKAESREVLSRSSLLSELVSKGVMTCVTQEVKDLYYLLEHEFLPLDLALKAQPLLNKISKLGGKLSSASNVPEVQLSQYVPALEKHVTLRLLQQVSQVYQTIQIDNLSRMVPFFDFAAVERISVDAVKHNFIAIKVDHMKGAVLFGKQSIEAVGLRDHLSALAESLSKARITIYPPMAKAAKLGEMLSGLGEVVEKEHRRLLARKSIIEKRKEDQERLLLEKEREEESKRLKQQKITEEAEQRRLAAEFEQRKNQRILREIEERELEEAQALLEEAQKGVKKKGKKPILEGEKITKQTVMELALSEQLRERQEMEKKLQKLAKTMDHFERAKREESAPVMQAAFEQQLAADAALHEQEQQQEVELSKQRHTGDVLEKRRLGRMMENKKIFEATVVSHRESEHNRLKRERQERIDQIIQSRKQEREARRKMIFFLRAEEERLNKLREEEEARKHEEMERRKKEEAERKAKLDEIAERQRQRELELEEKERKRKEELLGKSTALPARPTEPLSRPPETGATAPAAAAAAAASAPTKYVPKFKRGGMAEGASQAPPPETDKWGGNRQDDRPSDRWGSRPADDRWRDRDDRDRERRPFGAGSRPGTWSSSRSRGER from the exons ATGGCTACTTTTGCCAAACCTGAGAATGCCTTAAAGCGAGCTGAAG AGTTAATTAATGTTGGTCAGAATCAAGAAGCCCTACAGTCTCTTCATGATCTTATCACCTCAAGGAGGTATAGGGCATGGCAAAAGACACTTGAGAAAATAATGTTTAAGCATGTAGAGTTGTGTGTTGAAATGAGAAGAGGAAGGTTTGCCAAGGATGGTCTAATTCAATATCGAATTGTCTGCCAGCAAGTCAATGTTAACTCACTGGAGGAGGTGATAAAGCATTTTGTCCATCTGGCCACTGAGAGAGCTGAATTGGCACGCAGCCAGACACAGGCTCTAGAGGAAGCTCTGGATGTGGATGATTTGGAAGCAGATAAAAGGCCTGAAGATTTGATGTTGAGTTATGTTAGTGGGGAGAAAGGAAAAGACAGATCTGATCGCGAACTTGTCACTCCCTGGTTTAAATTCTTGTGGGAGACATACAGAACTGTGCTGGAAATCTTGCGAAACAATTCCAGGCTGGAGGCTCTATATGCT ATGATAGCGCATCGCGCCTTCCAGTTTTGCAAGCAGTACAAACGTACAACAGAATTTCGCCGTCTTTGTGAGATCATAAGAAACCATCTAGCAAACCTCAACAAATATAGAGATCAAAGAGACCGCCCTGATCTGTCTGCTCCAGAAAGTTTGCAGTTGTATCTGGACACAAGATTTGAGCAGCTAAAAGTTGCCACTGAGCTTAATCTATGGCAG GAAGCTTTTCGGTCAATTGAAGACATTTATGGACTAATGTGCCTTGTTAAGAAAACCCCTAAACCATCTTTGTTGGTTGTTTACTACGCCAAGCTTACTGAGATATTTTGGATATCATCCAGCCATCTCTATCATGCTTATGCATGGCTCAAGCTTTTCTCTATCCAAAAAAGTTTTAATAAGAACTTGAGCCAGAAAGATTTACAGGTTATAGCATCATCTGTCGTTTTAGCAGCACTTTCGGTGCCACCCTATGATCGGTTCTATGGTGCATCTCATTCGGAGCTTGAAAATGAGAAAGAGCGGAGTTTGCGGGTGGCTAATTTGATTGCGTTTGATGTTGAACCAAAAGCTGAGAGCAGAGAAGTG CTTTCCCGATCATCACTTCTCTCAGAATTG GTGTCCAAAGGTGTAATGACATGTGTTACACAAGAAGTGAAAGATCTTTACTATTTGCTAGAACATGAGTTTCTTCCTTTGGATCTAGCATTGAAAGCACAACCGTTGTTGAACAAAATCTCAAAGCTTGGGGGTAAACTATCTTCAGCTTCTAATGTTCCTGAAGTGCAATTGTCTCAGTATGTTCCTGCCTTGGAAAAACATGTTACTTTGAGGTTGCTGCAGCAG GTATCTCAGGTGTATCAGACAATACAGATTGACAATCTATCAAGAATGGTCCCTTTTTTTGACTTTGCTGCTGTTGAGAGGATTTCAGTGGATGCTGTTAAGCATAACTTTATAGCCATAAAAGTTGATCATATGAAGGGTGCTGTACTCTTTGGCAAACAG AGTATTGAAGCAGTCGGTCTTCGGGATCACTTATCTGCTCTAGCAGAATCTCTAAGCAAAGCAAGGATAACGATCTACCCACCTATGGCAAAAGCTGCTAAACTTGGGGAGATGTTATCAGGTTTGGGAGAAGTAGTTGAGAAGGAACACAGGAGACTTCTTGCCCGGAAGTCAATAATTGAGAAGCGCAAGGAAGACCAAGAGCGGTTGCTCTTGGAAAAG GAACGTGAGGAAGAGTCAAAGAGACTAAAACAACAAAAGATAACTGAAGAGGCTGAGCAGAGAAGGCTTGCTGCTGAGTTTGAGCAGAGAAAGAATCAAAGAATTCTAAGGGAAATTGAGGAGAGAGAACTTGAAGAGGCCCAGGCTTTACTGGAAGAAGCTCAAAAAGGCGTTAAGAAGAAGGGGAAAAAACCAATTTTAGAGGGA GAAAAAATAACTAAACAGACTGTTATGGAATTGGCTCTGAGTGAGCAATTGAGAGAGAGGCAAGAGATGGAGAAAAAACTGCAAAAGCTTGCCAAAACTATGGATCATTTTGAGAGAGCTAAACGAGAAGAGTCAGCACCAGTGATGCAAGCTGCATTTGAACAGCAGTTAGCTGCAGATGCTGCTCTTCATGAACAGGAGCAACAG CAAGAGGTTGAACTAAGCAAACAAAGACATACTGGTGATGTTTTAGAGAAGAGGAGGCTGGGCCGCATGATGGAAAATAAG AAAATTTTTGAAGCAACGGTTGTCAGTCATAGAGAGTCTGAACACAATAGACTGAAACGGGAGAGGCAGGAACGAATTGACCAGATTATCCAGTCACGGAAGCAAGAAAGGGAGGCTAGGAGGAAGATGATATTCTTTTTGAGGGCTGAGGAGGAGCGGCTAAATAAGTTACGTGAAGAGGAGGAAGCTCGGAAGCATGAAG AAATGGAGAGACGTAAGAAAGAAGAAGCTGAGCGCAAGGCCAAACTGGATGAGATTGCAGAAAGGCAGCGGCAAAGAGAGCTGGAATTGGAAGAGAAAGAGAGGAAGAGGAAAGAAGAGCTCTTGGGGAAATCCACAGCTCTGCCAGCTAGGCCAACTGAGCCTTTATCACGCCCCCCTGAGACAGGAGCCACTGCTCCAGCAGCTGCAGCAGCAGCTGCTGCTTCGGCACCTACTAAGTATGTGCCCAAGTTCAAGCGCGGGGGAATGGCGGAAGGTGCTTCCCAGGCTCCACCCCCTGAAACGGACAAATGGGGTGGCAACCGTCAAGATGACCGTCCTTCCGACAGATGGGGCAGCAGGCCAGCAGATGATAGATGGCGTGATCGTGATGACCGTGATCGTGAGCGGAGACCTTTTGGTGCTGGCTCAAGGCCCGGAACTTGGTCTTCTTCTAGGAGCCGCGGGGAACGCTAA
- the LOC116031042 gene encoding UNC93-like protein 3 yields MAIDVESESPLVGDYENHQRGSVNHERDVHILSCAFLLIFLAYGAAQNLESTINTEADLGTISLGVLYLSFTVFSIVASLVVKKIGSKNALLLGTTGYWLFIAANLKPTWYTMIPASLYLGFAAAIIWVGQGTYLTSTAESHASDHNLHEGTVIGKFNGEFWGIFASHQVVGNLITLALLRDGTGGGSGDTTVLFIVFLCSMTLGTILMCFLSRRNAKEEASPQHSSVSFLSSVVSSSKSIISLLLDIRMLLVVPLIAYSGLQQAFVWAEFTKYLVQPKMGESGVGGAMAIYGLFDAICSLAAGRFTFGLKSITMIVSGGGIIQAVVLLWILLNHSVDYGIVGILVIAGLWGIGDGVLNTQLSALLGILYKHDLEGAFSQLKLWQSFTIALVFFFSPLISLKAMLVIMFAALCISMVAVLFLMLKVEKAFSDPDSL; encoded by the exons ATGGCTATCGATGTAGAATCAGAATCACCCCTTGTTGGGGATTATGAGAATCATCAAAGGGGATCTGTGAATCATGAAAGGGATGTTCATATTCTGAGCTGTGCCTTCTTGTTAATCTTCTTGGCTTATGGGGCTGCTCAGAATCTTGAGAGCACAATTAATACT GAGGCAGATTTGGGGACAATATCTCTGGGGGTGTTGTATTTGTCATTTACTGTTTTCTCCATAGTTGCTTCTTTAGTGGTTAAGAAGATTGGGTCAAAGAATGCTCTGCTTCTTGGTACTACTGGCTATTGGTTGTTTATAGCTGCAAATTTGAAGCCCACATG GTATACAATGATACCTGCTTCATTGTACCTGGGGTTTGCTGCGGCAATAATATGGGTTGGGCAG GGGACATATCTTACCTCCACAGCGGAGAGTCATGCAAGTGACCATAACCTTCATGAGGGGACTGTTATTGGTAAATTTAATGGAGAATTTTGGGGGATTTTCGCAAGTCACCAG GTTGTTGGAAACCTTATCACTCTTGCTCTGTTGAGAGATGGAACG GGAGGAGGCTCCGGTGACACGACTGTACTCTTCATTGTATTTCTTTGTAGTATGACATTAGGTACTATTCTTATGTGCTTTCTAAGTAGGAGAAATGCTAAAGAGGAGGCTTCACCGCAACATTCTTCTGTCAGTTTTCTCTCGTCCGTGGTCTCCTCGTCCAAGTCTATCATCTCGTTATTGCTTGACATTAGAATGCTGTTGGTCGTCCCCCTCATTGCATATTCGGGCTTACAACAAGCGTTCGTGTG GGCTGAATTCACTAAGTATCTTGTACAGCCTAAAATGGGCGAGAGTGGCGTTGGTGGTGCAATGGCCATATATGGACTCTTCGATGCAATT TGTTCACTAGCTGCTGGTCGTTTCACCTTTGGTCTAAAATCAATCACTATGATAGTGTCCGGTGGGGGTATTATTCAAGCTGTTGTATTGCTTTGGATTCTGCTAAATCACAG TGTCGATTATGGAATAGTTGGCATACTTGTAATAGCAGGTTTGTGGGGAATCGGAGATGGAGTTCTCAATACCCAATTAAGTGCTTTGCTCGGGATACTGTACAAGCATGATTTG GAAGGAGCGTTTTCTCAGCTTAAGCTTTGGCAGAGCTTTACAATTGCGCTCGTATTCTTCTTTAGCCCGCTCATCTCTTTGAAAGCAATGCTAGTGATCATGTTTGCTGCACTTTGCATCTCCATGGTTGCAGTGCTTTTTCTGATGCTCAAGGTAGAAAAAGCGTTTTCGGATCCTGATTCTTTGTAG
- the LOC116030211 gene encoding short-chain dehydrogenase TIC 32, chloroplastic-like produces the protein MIRSITGIPGPSGFGSASTADQVTLGIDASNLTAIVTGGASGIGLETVRVLAQRKVHVIIAARNTDAAKDAKDLILRDNRTAKVDIMKLDLNSIRSIKAFADDFKALRLPLNILINNAGIMFCPFQLSEDGYEMQFATNHLGHFYLTNLLLDRMKETAKATGIEGRIVNLSSIAHRYPYRKGIRFDKINDKKSYDDKMAYGQSKLANILHANELSRRLQEEGANITVNSVHPGVIMTNLMRHSTITMNILRVFTSVIWKNVPQGAATTCYVALHPDMKGVTGKYFVDCNECKPTKLARSEALGKELWDFSNQLIQEAQKK, from the exons atgattAGGTCAATCACAGGCATTCCAGGGCCAAGTGGGTTTGGTTCTGCTTCAACTGCTGACCAAGTCACTCTGGGCATTGATGCTTCCAACCTCACTGCCATTGTTACAG GTGGTGCAAGTGGCATTGGGTTAGAAACCGTGAGAGTTTTAGCCCAAAGGAAAGTGCATGTGATCATAGCTGCGAGGAACACAGACGCTGCAAAAGACGCAAAAGACCTTATCCTCAGAGACAACAGAACAGCTAAAGTTGATATCATGAAACTTGACCTCAACTCAATCAGATCAATCAAGGCTTTTGCTGATGATTTCAAAGCTCTTAGACTTCCCCTCAACATCTTAAT AAACAATGCGGGAATCATGTTCTGCCCATTTCAGCTCTCAGAGGATGGATATGAGATGCAATTCGCGACGAACCATCTCG GTCATTTTTACTTGACAAATCTCCTCCTAGATAGAATGAAGGAAACTGCAAAAGCCACTGGCATTGAGGGCAGGATTGTGAACCTGTCATCAATCGCTCACCGTTATCCTTACAGAAAAGGGATAAGATTTGACAAGATTAATGACAAGAAAAG TTATGATGACAAAATGGCATATGGGCAATCAAAGCTAGCCAACATATTACATGCCAATGAGCTTTCTCGACGTTTACAG GAAGAGGGAGCAAATATTACTGTTAATTCAGTTCATCCAGGGGTGATAATGACAAATCTGATGAGACACTCTACCATTACTATGA ATATTTTGAGGGTTTTCACTTCAGTGATTTGGAAGAATGTTCCTCAG GGGGCAGCTACAACTTGTTATGTGGCACTTCATCCGGATATGAAGGGCGTCACGGGAAAGTACTTCGTGGACTGCAACGAGTGCAAGCCAACGAAGCTGGCCAGAAGTGAAGCTTTGGGAAAAGAGCTTTGGGATTTCAGCAACCAGCTGATTCAAGAAGCTCAAAAGAAGTGA